From a region of the Nyctibius grandis isolate bNycGra1 chromosome 12, bNycGra1.pri, whole genome shotgun sequence genome:
- the LOC137669322 gene encoding hepatocyte nuclear factor 4-beta-like isoform X3 — protein sequence MKLCQSIMDMDMPDYVDSLDSSYTMLEFDNLRVLPNNTAEAIAAESANANLINNGISSLCSICGDRATGKHYGASSCDGCKGFFRRSVRKNHVYSCRFSRQCVIDKDKRNQCRYCRLKKCFRAGMKKEAVQNERDRISIRRSSYEDNGSLSITMLTQAEAMAQQYSSLSPVHSADIAMKKVATINDVCESMKQQLLVLVEWAKYIPAFCELPLDDQVALLRAHAGEHLLLGVAKRSIPYTDFLLLGNDFIIPMHCPELEIARVATRILDELVKPLRDIQIDDNEYACLKAIIFFDPDCKGLSEPGKVKNMRFQVQVNLEDYINDRQYDSRGRFSDILLLLPPLQSITWQMIEQVQFVKLFGVARIDSLLQEMLLGGTTIDLQYQSGPPNLNLEPLPGHVLPSNMSSVIHTAPDPSPETSLPSPSTSTGSEDYKLGSSAGPSAVAQLLPQTVIPKQEIL from the exons CTG AGGCCATCGCAGCTGAATCGGCAAACGCCAACCTGATCAACAATGGCATCAGCTCCCTCTGCTCCATCTGTGGGGACCGGGCGACTGGCAAACACTATGGGGCATCCAGCTGCGACGGCTGCAAAGGCTTCTTCAGGAGGAGCGTCCGCAAGAACCATGTCTATTCCTGCAG GTTCAGCCGACAGTGTGTGATAGACAAAGACAAGAGGAACCAGTGCAGGTACTGCAGGCTGAAGAAGTGCTTCAGAGCTGGCATGAAGAAAGAAG CCGTGCAGAATGAGCGCGACAGGATCAGCATTCGCAGGAGCAGCTACGAGGACAACGGCTCTCTCTCCATCACCATGCTCACGCAGGCTGAGGCCATGGCACAGCAG TATTCATCGCTGAGTCCAGTGCACAGCGCGGACATCGCGATGAAGAAGGTTGCAACCATCAACGATGTGTGTGAATCCATGAAACAGCAGCTTCTGGTGCTGGTTGAATGGGCAAAATACATCCCAGCGTTTTGTGAGCTCCCACTGGACGACCAG GTTGCCTTGCTCAGAGCCCACGCAGGAGAACACCTGCTGCTGGGGGTAGCCAAGCGGTCCATCCCCTACACCGATTTTCTGTTATTAG GGAATGACTTCATCATCCCAATGCACTGCCCAGAACTGGAAATTGCTCGTGTGGCCACCAGAATCTTGGATGAGTTGGTGAAGCCCTTGCGGGACATCCAGATTGATGACAATGAGTACGCTTGCCTTAAAGCCATCATCTTCTTTGATCCAG atTGCAAAGGCCTGAGCGAGCCTGGGAAGGTGAAGAACATGCGCTTCCAGGTCCAAGTCAACCTGGAGGACTACATCAACGATCGCCAGTACGACTCCCGAGGCCGGTTCAGTGacatcctcctcctgctgcccccactGCAGAGCATCACCTGGCAGATGATAGAGCAAGTCCAGTTTGTGAAGCTCTTCGGTGTGGCCAGGATTGACAGCTTGctgcaggagatgctgctgggag GAACCACCATCGATCTCCAGTACCAGTCAGGACCTCCCAACCTCAACCTGGAACCGCTGCCAGGACATGTCCTCCCAAGCAACATGAGCTCTGTGATTCACACCGCTCCAGACC catctcctgAAACATCCCTTCCATCTCCTTCTACAAGCACAGGCAGTGAAGACTATAAACTAGGCTCTAGCGCAGGACCCAGCGCCGTAGCGCAGCTCTTGCCTCAGACAGTGATACCCAAGCAGGAGATTTTATAG
- the LOC137669322 gene encoding hepatocyte nuclear factor 4-beta-like isoform X1, with translation MKLCQSIMDMDMPDYVDSLDSSYTMLEFDNLRVLPNNTEGSNGPRSLPIEAIAAESANANLINNGISSLCSICGDRATGKHYGASSCDGCKGFFRRSVRKNHVYSCRFSRQCVIDKDKRNQCRYCRLKKCFRAGMKKEAVQNERDRISIRRSSYEDNGSLSITMLTQAEAMAQQYSSLSPVHSADIAMKKVATINDVCESMKQQLLVLVEWAKYIPAFCELPLDDQVALLRAHAGEHLLLGVAKRSIPYTDFLLLGNDFIIPMHCPELEIARVATRILDELVKPLRDIQIDDNEYACLKAIIFFDPDCKGLSEPGKVKNMRFQVQVNLEDYINDRQYDSRGRFSDILLLLPPLQSITWQMIEQVQFVKLFGVARIDSLLQEMLLGGTTIDLQYQSGPPNLNLEPLPGHVLPSNMSSVIHTAPDPSPETSLPSPSTSTGSEDYKLGSSAGPSAVAQLLPQTVIPKQEIL, from the exons AGGGGTCTAATGGTCCCCGTTCTCTGCCCATAGAGGCCATCGCAGCTGAATCGGCAAACGCCAACCTGATCAACAATGGCATCAGCTCCCTCTGCTCCATCTGTGGGGACCGGGCGACTGGCAAACACTATGGGGCATCCAGCTGCGACGGCTGCAAAGGCTTCTTCAGGAGGAGCGTCCGCAAGAACCATGTCTATTCCTGCAG GTTCAGCCGACAGTGTGTGATAGACAAAGACAAGAGGAACCAGTGCAGGTACTGCAGGCTGAAGAAGTGCTTCAGAGCTGGCATGAAGAAAGAAG CCGTGCAGAATGAGCGCGACAGGATCAGCATTCGCAGGAGCAGCTACGAGGACAACGGCTCTCTCTCCATCACCATGCTCACGCAGGCTGAGGCCATGGCACAGCAG TATTCATCGCTGAGTCCAGTGCACAGCGCGGACATCGCGATGAAGAAGGTTGCAACCATCAACGATGTGTGTGAATCCATGAAACAGCAGCTTCTGGTGCTGGTTGAATGGGCAAAATACATCCCAGCGTTTTGTGAGCTCCCACTGGACGACCAG GTTGCCTTGCTCAGAGCCCACGCAGGAGAACACCTGCTGCTGGGGGTAGCCAAGCGGTCCATCCCCTACACCGATTTTCTGTTATTAG GGAATGACTTCATCATCCCAATGCACTGCCCAGAACTGGAAATTGCTCGTGTGGCCACCAGAATCTTGGATGAGTTGGTGAAGCCCTTGCGGGACATCCAGATTGATGACAATGAGTACGCTTGCCTTAAAGCCATCATCTTCTTTGATCCAG atTGCAAAGGCCTGAGCGAGCCTGGGAAGGTGAAGAACATGCGCTTCCAGGTCCAAGTCAACCTGGAGGACTACATCAACGATCGCCAGTACGACTCCCGAGGCCGGTTCAGTGacatcctcctcctgctgcccccactGCAGAGCATCACCTGGCAGATGATAGAGCAAGTCCAGTTTGTGAAGCTCTTCGGTGTGGCCAGGATTGACAGCTTGctgcaggagatgctgctgggag GAACCACCATCGATCTCCAGTACCAGTCAGGACCTCCCAACCTCAACCTGGAACCGCTGCCAGGACATGTCCTCCCAAGCAACATGAGCTCTGTGATTCACACCGCTCCAGACC catctcctgAAACATCCCTTCCATCTCCTTCTACAAGCACAGGCAGTGAAGACTATAAACTAGGCTCTAGCGCAGGACCCAGCGCCGTAGCGCAGCTCTTGCCTCAGACAGTGATACCCAAGCAGGAGATTTTATAG
- the LOC137669322 gene encoding hepatocyte nuclear factor 4-beta-like isoform X2: MKLCQSIMDMDMPDYVDSLDSSYTMLEFDNLRVLPNNTEAIAAESANANLINNGISSLCSICGDRATGKHYGASSCDGCKGFFRRSVRKNHVYSCRFSRQCVIDKDKRNQCRYCRLKKCFRAGMKKEAVQNERDRISIRRSSYEDNGSLSITMLTQAEAMAQQYSSLSPVHSADIAMKKVATINDVCESMKQQLLVLVEWAKYIPAFCELPLDDQVALLRAHAGEHLLLGVAKRSIPYTDFLLLGNDFIIPMHCPELEIARVATRILDELVKPLRDIQIDDNEYACLKAIIFFDPDCKGLSEPGKVKNMRFQVQVNLEDYINDRQYDSRGRFSDILLLLPPLQSITWQMIEQVQFVKLFGVARIDSLLQEMLLGGTTIDLQYQSGPPNLNLEPLPGHVLPSNMSSVIHTAPDPSPETSLPSPSTSTGSEDYKLGSSAGPSAVAQLLPQTVIPKQEIL, translated from the exons AGGCCATCGCAGCTGAATCGGCAAACGCCAACCTGATCAACAATGGCATCAGCTCCCTCTGCTCCATCTGTGGGGACCGGGCGACTGGCAAACACTATGGGGCATCCAGCTGCGACGGCTGCAAAGGCTTCTTCAGGAGGAGCGTCCGCAAGAACCATGTCTATTCCTGCAG GTTCAGCCGACAGTGTGTGATAGACAAAGACAAGAGGAACCAGTGCAGGTACTGCAGGCTGAAGAAGTGCTTCAGAGCTGGCATGAAGAAAGAAG CCGTGCAGAATGAGCGCGACAGGATCAGCATTCGCAGGAGCAGCTACGAGGACAACGGCTCTCTCTCCATCACCATGCTCACGCAGGCTGAGGCCATGGCACAGCAG TATTCATCGCTGAGTCCAGTGCACAGCGCGGACATCGCGATGAAGAAGGTTGCAACCATCAACGATGTGTGTGAATCCATGAAACAGCAGCTTCTGGTGCTGGTTGAATGGGCAAAATACATCCCAGCGTTTTGTGAGCTCCCACTGGACGACCAG GTTGCCTTGCTCAGAGCCCACGCAGGAGAACACCTGCTGCTGGGGGTAGCCAAGCGGTCCATCCCCTACACCGATTTTCTGTTATTAG GGAATGACTTCATCATCCCAATGCACTGCCCAGAACTGGAAATTGCTCGTGTGGCCACCAGAATCTTGGATGAGTTGGTGAAGCCCTTGCGGGACATCCAGATTGATGACAATGAGTACGCTTGCCTTAAAGCCATCATCTTCTTTGATCCAG atTGCAAAGGCCTGAGCGAGCCTGGGAAGGTGAAGAACATGCGCTTCCAGGTCCAAGTCAACCTGGAGGACTACATCAACGATCGCCAGTACGACTCCCGAGGCCGGTTCAGTGacatcctcctcctgctgcccccactGCAGAGCATCACCTGGCAGATGATAGAGCAAGTCCAGTTTGTGAAGCTCTTCGGTGTGGCCAGGATTGACAGCTTGctgcaggagatgctgctgggag GAACCACCATCGATCTCCAGTACCAGTCAGGACCTCCCAACCTCAACCTGGAACCGCTGCCAGGACATGTCCTCCCAAGCAACATGAGCTCTGTGATTCACACCGCTCCAGACC catctcctgAAACATCCCTTCCATCTCCTTCTACAAGCACAGGCAGTGAAGACTATAAACTAGGCTCTAGCGCAGGACCCAGCGCCGTAGCGCAGCTCTTGCCTCAGACAGTGATACCCAAGCAGGAGATTTTATAG